From Deinococcus misasensis DSM 22328, one genomic window encodes:
- a CDS encoding B3/B4 domain-containing protein gives MQNLPFSIQVSPEVTARYPTYRALVLVAKHLQNSPSTPFTDQLLAEVEADIRQRFDLAAFKAHPHMQAWREAYRLFGVKPQKLQNSAEALITRVLKGQNLPRINLLVDLYNAISVRHVLPSGGEDLSQVEGEVCLKFASGTEPFDTVKDGQHIIEYPQQGEVVWIDARGVTCRAWNWRQGTRTRLTEQATSAYFLLDHLLPEGPLELQKAGAELIELLQKVCPEVQISKQWLGVESL, from the coding sequence ATGCAAAACCTCCCTTTTTCCATTCAAGTCAGCCCAGAGGTAACAGCCAGATACCCGACCTACAGGGCTCTGGTTCTGGTGGCGAAACACCTGCAAAACAGCCCAAGCACCCCTTTCACAGACCAACTTCTGGCAGAGGTGGAGGCAGACATTCGGCAGCGTTTTGACCTTGCTGCCTTCAAAGCACATCCACACATGCAAGCATGGCGCGAAGCCTACCGCTTGTTTGGCGTGAAGCCCCAGAAGCTCCAGAATTCTGCCGAGGCCCTGATCACCCGCGTCCTCAAAGGCCAGAACCTGCCCCGCATCAACCTCCTGGTGGACCTGTACAACGCCATCAGTGTGCGCCATGTTCTCCCCTCTGGAGGCGAAGACCTCTCACAGGTGGAGGGAGAGGTGTGTTTGAAGTTCGCCTCTGGGACAGAGCCTTTTGACACCGTCAAAGACGGTCAGCACATCATCGAGTATCCCCAGCAAGGGGAAGTGGTCTGGATTGATGCCAGAGGGGTCACCTGTCGGGCTTGGAACTGGAGGCAGGGCACCCGCACCCGTCTGACCGAGCAGGCCACTTCTGCATACTTCCTGCTGGATCATTTGCTGCCAGAGGGACCTCTGGAACTCCAGAAAGCAGGTGCAGAACTGATTGAACTGCTCCAGAAGGTTTGCCCTGAAGTCCAGATCTCAAAGCAATGGCTCGGGGTTGAAAGCCTGTAA